Genomic DNA from Salvia miltiorrhiza cultivar Shanhuang (shh) chromosome 1, IMPLAD_Smil_shh, whole genome shotgun sequence:
GGAGGGTGGCGGAAGGGGAAAGGGGCGGTGGTGGTGCGGCAGAGGGTGGCGGCGACAGGTGGGAGGGGAAGGGATGGGAGTTAGGGtttgggggaagggggaggttggggagaagatgatgatgtggtttttttcctcttttttaaattttttttttccacatgtcataaatgtgtcaCATTGTCATTTCCGGCAACCACattgtgatgaggagtaatatatgcagagcagaggaatgaccttTATAAGGGAAACGGACCTTGTCAGAGGAACGGATGCCATCAGAGAAGCGGTCTTGGTCAGAGGAACGGGCCTTGTCAGAAGAACGGACTTCACCAGAGAATTGGCTTatgtcagagaagtcatccctACCAGAGGAGTgattctcgccagagaaatggccttcgccagagaaatcatcaaaaGAGCGGAGAAACCTCCCGACTAAGGGCaaatttactattatgcccttgACCACGCGGGTCGCATGTGTTAGcaatgaatttactattttaccctcaacatgtaatctataaatagccatgcGCACGCACCTTGTAATTCACGCTTACTTCACTAGCAATATTACTGCGGTTTTATCTTCGTGCTTTCAACAATTTAGCATTTCTCTCATTCTTCCaaacaacactaggtataattcgaaATCTAACAATAATGTACCGATTAAATCTATATCCGTTCAATCACAATTCACCAGCTgacgccgtctgtgggaaaactGGGCTAGGACGTGAGTTTCGACCACCTGCGTATGCAGATCCGTAATTACGATCGAATTCGCGTGCGCGGGCCCTAATTGAGCCGATAATCTGAGTACCCAAGCAAATCCGGACCGATACTCATATTTTTCGTGCGGATCTACCTACGAACCTTTGAGATCTGTGGTTTTTTACGATTTTCCTTGCATGTGCATGTTGGGAAGGTGGTGGACGCTGAGGGTCGGGCGTTAGTTTGTGATTATTTTACGTAATCGTGATAATTGTGCATGGTTATAATGTTTTCTCGCATAATTCATGTTTTTCTTACGAATTAATGTATTTTGCTAACGATCTGTTGattggtgctctgtttttgtgttttttgggTTTTCATGGTTATTTTACCGGGAAATACGCTATCTCTCACGAAGTTTGACTCCGAATCTATGGAAAATCTCCATCGTTCTCTTTGCTCACGTTTTAAATCGtgtcctgggtttatttcccagtacACGGGGGTGTTTCTCATGGGATCTCCTAATGGCCTTCGTGCCAGTGATCGGGGCACTCTACATTTTGTGTTTCTCTGATAGCGGACGGTCTGATCTGTTTCTTTTCTCGAaatattttctcacattttccCTGTGTAGGTACTATGGGTTCTTCGGATGCTCACCGCACTCTTGAGAAGGAGTTTGACAACGCTGTCCTTAGCTCCGCTGCTCATACCACTGAGGTTCCTACCTCGCTGTTTAACGGTCTGCAAGCTAGCACCGTcttcaccacgccgccgggTTTTTACGCCGTCTCTGCTACCCTGCTGACGGGTCAGAATGCTAATgcccagagatctgctctggtgacccCAGGTTCCGACATGCCAAGCTTGGTCCCCACATCTAGTGGTGTACCACTAAACTTTGTGTTGACAGAACAGATGATGGCTCTGCTCAACTACGCTGCTGTGCGACAGGCGATGGGGACTCCCCTGTTGTCCACCGTTCCCGCCACAACTCCCGCTATGGGTATGATCAACCCACAGGGCACTGAAGCCCTGCCTCCTGTTGCTCTGGAGGTGAACGATCCACTCGTCAACAAGCAGGCTATGCTGCCTAAGGAGACACCAAAGGGCCCCGCTGAGAGGGAACTGGAGAGaaggccagaggggagccgagtcAGGCTCAATAGCATCGTCATAAGGGAAGGGGTTGATGAATCCGACATCACTCTATCACTCCTACGTTCGAGGATGAAAGACCAAGGGAGACCGCAAAATTAAAGAATCAAGTGTCACAACTGAAAAATCAGCTCAGAGATCTGGAGgattccttgagagagaaatCTCAGAGGAACGAACGAGGGCAGAGGTCAGAGAGATCCCATAGGCCAGAGAGATCATACCGGTCCAAGAAATCGCCCCGGTCAGCGAAGTCACACCAGACAAGAAAGCCAGAGAGATGGGAGCAGGAGTATTCCTCTGGGAAGTAGGACCACAGGGTCCACAAACGTCCTGCTCATGACTCAccaagggacagaagggagcatGGGAGGAACAAGGATGATAAGAGAACCAAAACGTCAAGGGTCCCCACCACCAGCAAAAGCCCTTTCTCCGTTGACATCTTGGCGGATACTCTACCAAGGAGTTATAAACCCATTTCTCTGGATTATGATGGTACCACCGACCCGGAAGTACACCTCAACCGGTTTGAGGGATTAGTCACTCTTCACATGTACtcggagggcatcaagtgcagGATATTTTCCACCACGTTAACTGGACCTGCCCAGCTGTGGTTTGGGACGCTCGCCCCAAATTCTATTCACTCTTTTGAGGATTTACAGACGTGTTTCTTAAGGCAGTTCACGAGCTCGCGGAGGGTTGGGAAGTCAGCTCTTTCCCTGATGGACATCAAGCAAGACCAGAGCAAGACACTACGAGAATACACAGCTAGGTTCAACCTCGCCGCTCTGGAGGTTCCAGAGGCGGAGtcacaaattaaaaattgtacTTATGTCAGAGGGTTAAAGCCGGGACTCTTTTTTGATGAGTTACAAATCAGACCGGCCAGGGACTTCGATGACATCATGGCTAGACTGCCAGGGTATCTACAATTGGAGGATGCCAGGATGGCAAGGAAGGCAGAAAACAACAAACACAAGGCTAAGAAGGCCGAGGATACAGCAGAGCGGTATAACAGAAACCAGGATCGGGCTCCTTTCATAGGGTTGCCCCCGAGGGTACCTCCTCCCCAGGCAGAGGGACCACCCCGCCAGCAACGCACTGTGAATGAAGTCAATCGTTTTGACGAATATACTCCCTTGAACAAATCTCCGGAGGAGATATTTCATCTAATCAAAAATCAGCCGTTTTTCCGGGCACCCGACACTTATCGGGATGGGCAGCCACAACAGGGCCCTAATAATAAATTGTGTGAATACCATAATTCTTATGGGCATTACACCAAGCACTGCGGACATCTCAAACACCAATTGGAGTTTCTGGTGCGCCAGGATAACTTAGATCAGTTCATAGCCAGAAGAAACGAGGATCAGGTtcagagaccagagcagagaaatgagcCCCGACAAGATCAGGGGAATAACAGGGATCGTAGACAAGAGGAAAATTGGGATAATCGCAGAGGGGGAGTAGAGGGTCGGGTACCTCCCTTCCCGTACCGAAGAGAGGTACACATGATCTTTGGGGAAAATGGGACACCCACATCCAACAGAGCCAAGAAACAGGTTGTACGAGCAGTGAAATCAGGGTACTATCCCAAGCAAGTAATGGAGATTACGGgtgcggcagaggagccggtcATCAGCTTCGGGGTAGAGGACCTGAGAACGCTTATGTATCCGCACGACTATGCACTGGTAATCACAGCTGACATAGCCGGTTGCATTGTCCATCGCGTCTTCGTGGACTCGGGCAGTACAGTGAACATTTTATATCTGGAGTGTCTCTAGAACATGGGAGTCGAAGCCCACATTGAACTAACGAACGCTCCGTTATTCGGGTTTGGGGGAGAAATGGTTATGCCAATAGGTTTTGTGGAGTTGTCATTAAGTCTTGGCAACGCAGATGCCAGCAAAACCAGGGTAATACGATTCCTGGTAGTGGATATGCCGAAACCATCCTACAATGTGATACTTGGCCGTCCTGCATTGACGATGTTCAGAGCAATCATTTCCATGTTCCACCtaaaaatgaaattccccatcggagggagaagagtgggagaagtatgGGGCGACCAGAAAATGTCGAAAGTATGCCATGTGCAGATGCTTACACACTCTTCAGGGCAGAAAAAGGAAAGAATAACAGAGGGATCAGACGCTCGGAAAAAAGGGAAAGTGGGCGAAATCACTGCTCCGGTAGAGGAGCGACAGAAGTTGGCGGAATTGTTAAAAGATCGGGATAGTACAGAGAAGGCCGCCCTGGTCTCCACCAGCGATGTATGTAACATGATAGAATTATTTCCTGGGCGAGAGGGATTCCAGACCAAGATTGGGTCCTCCATGAATGACCAAACCAGAGAGGAGCTAATCAAATGCCTTCGGAGGAATGCGAATGTATTTGTCTTCAGCACGGCCGATCTGAAGGGAATAGACAGAGGGttggcagagcattgcctcaatGTGGATCCGAAGGTCAAACCGGTGAAACAAAGAACGAGACATTTTGGGGCTGAGAAAGATACCGCAATCAGGGAACAAGTCCAGGGTCTGCTGGACGCGGGCCATATTGAAGAAGTACAATATCCAGAGTGGATATCGAACGCCGTGATGGTGGCAAAGAAAACGAACAGTTGGCGCATATGCGTGGATTACAGGGATCTTAACGCAGCCTGCCCCAAGGatcactatcctctgccgaggattgaccagctTGTAGATTCCACATCGGGTTGTGCGTTactatccatgatggatgcatatcAGGGATATCATCAGGTGAAGATGAACAGAGGGGACATCGCTAAAACGActtttgccgtctgttgtggagtTTATGGCTGAAGGAGCATGCCTTTCGGATTAAAAAATACGGGGGCCACGTACCAGagaatgatggaaaaaatctTCAAGGAACAACTCTCGAAAAACATATCAgtctatgttgatgacatgcttGTGCGCAGTGTCAGGGTGGAGGATCATGTCTCTGACTTGGAAGAGATATTCATAGTCGTTAGAAAGCATCGGCTAATGCTCAATCCAGCGAAATGTACCTTCGGGGTCATTACGGGAAAATTCCTGGGATACAAAGTCACTCCCGCGGGAATCGAAGTCAATACAGATAAAGTCAAGGCCATCATGGATATGACACCACCCCGGGGAATCAAGGAAGTACAAACTCTAaatgggcgcatcactgctctgagcaggttcatCTCAAGATCAGCGGAACGGAGTTTgccattttttaaaatcttgAGAAAGGGGACTAAGTTTCAGTGGACAGCGGAATGCCGAACAGCTTTTGAGGATCTCAAGGCTTACTTAGCGGAGCTCCCAACTCTGACTAAGCCAGTCCCGAGAGAGACATTGTACTTATACATAGCAGTATGAGAGGAGTCagtcagctctgtgcttatcagagagGAAGGGAGTCATCAGAAACCAATCTACTTTGTCAGCTGAATCGTTCAGGGCCCTGAGTTGAATTACTCCGAGATTGAAAAGGCTActctggcagtcatggtcacggcACGAAAATTGAGACCCTATTTTTTTATCACATCGGGTAGTAGTGCGAACTGCTTTACCTTTCAGGCAGGTGTTGGGGCGGCCAGATTTATCGGGGAGAATGGTGAAGTGGGCTGTGGAATTAGGGGAGTACGACGTGGAGTATGAGCCAAGGATGGCTATTAAGGCGCAGGCCCTTGCGGACTTCATTCAGGAAACTACTCGCCGCCCGGTACAAGAGTTCTGGATAGCTTTTGTGGATGGGTCGGTCACAAAGGAGGGATGCGGAATTGGTGTGTATATTGTTTCTCCAAGCTCGGAGGTATATCAATTCGACATAAAATTCACTTGCAAATTGTCTAACAACGAGGCTGAGTACGAGACTGTGGTTAGAGGGGCGCACATTTTATCAGAGTTGCGGGACGAGTGTGTTATCATTAGAACCGATTCCCAATTGGTAGCTCAGCAACTATCAGCGGCATATCATATCAAATAACACTGGATGAAAGCATATCACTGCAAAATCAATGAACTGAAGCAAAAGTTCATGGAGTTTAAAATCGAGCAGATTTCTCAGGAAGAGAATACGAAGGCAGACTTGTTGGCGCGAATGGCCAGCGCAATGGAACAAACATGGAATGATGAGATTACGCTGCTCTGTGAcaccagagaaatggggacTTCACAGGTCTTTTCAGTGGAAATCCGGGATGACTGGCGCGCACCAATTATACACTTTCTTAATACGGGGGAACGATTGAGCAAAGAATCTAATCAGAGGGCTCGATACGAGAATTATTGTTTGATCAATGATCAACTGTACAAGCGATCTTTTACCCAACCCTTGTTAAAATGTTTATCGCCTGAagaagctaactttgctttaaaagaaattcatgcaggttgctgtggtgggcacACGGGATTCAGGTTTCTCGTACGAAAAATAATTCGTGCAGGGTTTTATTGGCCTAATGTCAACAAGGACGTCAG
This window encodes:
- the LOC130986978 gene encoding uncharacterized protein LOC130986978; amino-acid sequence: MYSEGIKCRIFSTTLTGPAQLWFGTLAPNSIHSFEDLQTCFLRQFTSSRRVGKSALSLMDIKQDQSKTLREYTARFNLAALEVPEAESQIKNCTYVRGLKPGLFFDELQIRPARDFDDIMARLPGYLQLEDARMARKAENNKHKAKKAEDTAERYNRNQDRAPFIGLPPRVPPPQAEGPPRQQRTVNEVNRFDEYTPLNKSPEEIFHLIKNQPFFRAPDTYRDGQPQQGPNNKLCEYHNSYGHYTKHCGHLKHQLEFLVRQDNLDQFIARRNEDQVQRPEQRNEPRQDQGNNRDRRQEENWDNRRGGVEGRVPPFPYRREVHMIFGENGTPTSNRAKKQVVRAVKSGYYPKQVMEITGAAEEPVISFGVEDLRTLMYPHDYALVITADIAGCIVHRVFVDSGSTVNILYLECL